GGTTAATCTAGAATACTACCCTAGCCGCAGGTGTTCTGTCCAGAAACATTCATTTAATAGCATCTGGTTCATAGGAATAGTGTCTGGAGTACTGGGTTAatgcagaattcaatataattccaatgcaagaacccaaaTGATGCTCCTGGGTATAGTTACATATCGGTATgtttcataataaaaaaatacatacattctattatggttttcttggtagcctattggttttTGTGCTTGTAAATGGAACTGTGCGTATTGGAAACTTGTTTATGGTATGCTGGCATTGCTTAATCGATTACATGGGTTGAATTTAAtccacagaagtgtattgtgccatatCACAAAGTGTTGCTGTACTCAGGAGCGGCATGATTTCCCATGTCTGAATCAGGCCTATAGGCCATTTTGTTTGGCAAGACAGCTCTGCGTGGCTGCTTCTCACTGTAGTAGGTTGTAGTCTATATTTTGGTTATTTGGATCTCCATTCGCCTTTTGTTTACTGcgtttgtttactgttaatgtaactagccgAAATATATGTCATGGCCTTTATCCATCCGATATTTTGTTTTCTAGGCCTACGTGGTACCACTGTTTTGTTCTATTCGCATTAATTTGTTTGCATTCGCAGCTGTGTTGGTTttctaagccaaactgctattAACTATTTTTGTTTGCGtgcatgaataactaggctagttctttcagcatttagtttgcattattttggtaagacagATATGTGCATTCACATAGGTtgtttgtaataggtgaattaCCCTATCTATCTTGTAGCTTATATTCATTATCAAAATGTCATTGCTTTAGTGAGTAGGGTGCAGTCCATTGTACTGATACAGTGCAGCGGAGATAGGCTACAGATTTCTcgccaacctgtcacttcaaaagcactcaatcaaTGGTCTCGGAGTCTTTGCATTTgaactttatgtttattgtggtattgCGTGATATATAAGCAGAATTATAAGCAGAATtgaatataattccaatgcaagaatcCCCCAAAATGTTGCTTCCGAACcgatttcaactgcccccttagTCACTTGTTCATGGCGTTGGGTCTGTTCATCCTTTAGCCCTGCAGTCACTTGAAGCCTGTCTATGTGCTTCTTCACCAACAGTGTCTTTACTTTCTCAGGTCCTCACAAATTGTTAAAGGGATGGTTTCCTGGACAGAAATTCAACCTTGTCCTGGACTGAAATgcatgctcaatggagattctccattgaaagtgcttctTATGGACTAAACTAGCCCGGTAAACTGGGCTAATAATATTTTAGATACTCAAATGAATTTAATTCTGCCCCTAGATGGCGAAATCGGGGCAATATGCCATACATTTACATGACAAACATAGAAGGGACAAAAATCAACCCCCATTTCAAACCAAACAAACAACTTTTATGAAGGCTAATAGTCATGTTTATTGAAATTTCAAGAAGAAACACACAAGAAATGTCAAATAAGATCTGCATGTATACAATGTTAGAAGACATTATacgtttacattttagtaatttagcaaacgctcttatccacagcaattaacaggagcaattagggttaaatgccttgctcaagggcacatcaaccaatgtttcacctagttggctcagggattcaaaccagcaacctttcggttaatggcccaaagctcttaaccgctagcgTATCTGATATGATTAACTTAAAGTGCTGTGGACGACTTGGTGAAATTCCCCTGTGTCCATGTTCTACAGCAGACACCTGTAAATAAATGACCCAAGATACATTTTGCTTATTCTTTTTTTCAATAATGGTATATTGTACAGTACCACAAATAGCATTTGTATTTTGATGTATACCTTGTTCCTCACAAATCTGTCGACTCTAAACTTGAATATTGTCTTAACAAGTAGTTGGGAACGGAGTTGTGGTTGTCTCAGTTGAAATCTGAAtgagaaagggaaaggaaagggaaaggggatacctagtcagttgtccaactgaatttATTCAACTGGAATGTATCAGATTAAATGTGCATTATTCCGTACCTGAATGTCCAAATCAGGTTTCATGGTGCGTGCCCTCCTCATCAGAAAGCGCTAAAAGGTGAAAATTGTATGAACATATGCACATTAACTAGATTCCTTTCCTTACACAGAGTCAATTACAGATTGAAATACACTATTGACCATGAGgcacatgtactgtacagtcagtGACCATTACTGTACCTTGAATCTTCTCACGGGCTCTGCTTGTGGAGGACCCTGCTGTGGCTGCTGCTGTTGCATCATGGGAATCCCACCTGCACCTTGGACTCCCTAACCAGAAGGAAgagttattattatacatttattaTAAATTGTAAATGATGGAGTGGTCTAAATATATTCATGATTTGTGCGTGCCTATATTTTCCTGGTATGTAATACACTCTCGCCCTCTGGTGATCATGCCCCGTTCACGTCATGTTGGAAACTCGGGACCTCAAGTTAAGATTAACATAAGTTATCTGCTTAGAGATTCATATGGGTTCATTCTGATACCTCCCCAGTAGGAAACTCGCATTCCGACTCTTCCGCCTAGGTTAGCAAGTTGGAAATGTCAGCGTTTCCGAGTTTCCAACATTAAGTGAACTCAGAATATGTTTAAGTACATAGAGTTGTCTATACCATGACTTGCTGTTGTGGAGGATTCATTCCTGCCATTTGAGGGACGCCCATGTAGTAAGGCAGCTGTTCATGGGAGAACTAACATTTTAATTACTGCAAAGCATTTCCAAATTGTTTCTTCTCTTATAATACTATAATAACACCAAAATAAAAAGCAGAATGTGCAATATAAACGTCCTGTTTTTCAAAGTTGTACCCCAGGACAAAAATGTGTACAATGTATTTCCCATTTTTAGAACTAATAAAATATTCAAATAACAGAAAAGGACATACGTAGCAGAATAAGAAGtgtgaaagtgtatttatttCGAGTCATACCCCATTAGCTGGTGGGGCAGGATACTGGTACTGTCCAGGGAAGTTAGGGAACAGTTGAGGCTGCTGCATCCCGACATTGGGGAAACCATAGGGACCATTGGGAACAGCTTGGGGTTGCATGACATACGTGGGGACACCTGGAACCATCTGTATGAGTGAGGAGAGAAAGTCGTGCCAAATTATTCAGCACCTCCCACATCATCTCTCCCTAATACACAATTGACTATTGCATAAATGGTTATGTGAAATTATTTATGAAAAGGTGTATAAGTAGTATAAAAACAGTGTATTGTTTGTTTATCCACCTGTCGTGAACAGTTACTGTATAATACATTTCTTGAAATAGAATGAAACTGCAAACAGGGATATTGATGACTGACCTGGGCAAACTGAGGCTGCCCAATCAACCCAGTGCCACCAGTGAGGACGCCAGGGTTCAGGCCCCCCACCACCAGTCCAGGGTTAACCCCAGACACAATTCCACCATTTAGACCTGCCAGCAGTCTCAGCTTCTGAGAAACGACAAAGATAGATATGATATGACCTTGAATCCTATCAACAGCTTCTCCTGAAGTGTCCACTCATTCAATACTTCCCACAAacctaaaagcattggattggtgaagGATAAATATGTTTTTAGGGTCCAGTATCCTACCTTGCCAGCATTGACCTAAAGAGATCATTGAGAGAAAAATGGAAAATTGTCATTATTGTCATTTTGAAACATTTGATTTTGTACATTGTTGTGTGATGATCCCGTGATATACTCACATTGAAGATGGTGGCCATGAAGGCTACTAAAAGAAGAAGCTTCATTTTGCAATCTGGAATATTGACAGACAGACCACAAACGTGATTAGTGTTGCTAAGCTACTGGGGCTACTGTACTAGATACATTATCTAGATTATTTGCTGCTAACCAAATTATTAAATCATATATAATGTTTGAAAATGAAggcaaaaattacagacctcaaaGTGGTGAAAGTTGTTTTGCTTCAGGTGCTGTCCTCCAAAGCAGTATTCTCAGTTGCCCTCTGACATTTGAACATAGCCTTTTATTGATGTTAGATCTTCTATGGCAACCAATTAGAACAGAGCCCAGAAATAAGAAATCTTCATGTTGGTCACCTAATGCCCATAATAACAGGAGTTACCCAATCAAAATAAAGCCAAAGGCATTGTGTGGTTTTAATCTTCAATGACTCCAATACCTGGTCCCCAAAATAAGACCATTGACCATTGTTCCAAATATTACTAAGTGACCACTAGTGACCGCAGTAGGACCATGAAAGGTCGCAAACAGATTAAGCAACCAGGTTGTAATCATGGAGGCCCGTGAGCTAAGTAAAGAATTAAATCCATATGGGTAAAGAATCTAAGAACGTAAATCAACATAATATGATTGTAGATTGCTTCTGAATGCATGTAACTATATATACTATCACAGTTGTTGTGGTTTTAACAAATGTACTCCTTAAGCAGGGTAAATACATACTTATTGCTTCCTAAAGAGATTGTGAACAGACTTGTGCCACTGCTAAACCTTAAACTGCCTATTTTCTTTCACATGCTGTAACAGCCCTACAAGAACGCACATGTTCACAGGACCCATGCTTAGCTATGCCACTTCTCCATTGTGGTTGGATGGGAATGGTGTCATGCAGCTCTTAGGTTGTCTGGGATTGGTGTACCCGACTACAGTATTACAGGTAAATACCACCTAGGTGAGTCTGCGGCTGTATTGTGATAATAGTATGTCATGTCGTTTGTGAAGTCTGAGACCAAATGTCCCCGCTTGTTTTTTTAATGATATGTTACGACTAATGACTGATCCTTTTGGTTATACACACACGCTGATAAACAGTTAGACTATTGTCCAAAAATGTAAGGAAATATTGTATAATAAGTTTGTCTGTGTCAAATATTTCCTACACTATGGTTCAATCCATAGTCAACGTGGCCATTGTGGCTTGTGTTTGTCTTGAACATCTTACTGAAAATGGGAAACATCTTAGTGACATATTTGTGGGTTCATGAATGAATGGTCAGGGAAAGTTCACAATGCAGCGTGTGAACTTCACTGTCGTAGGAAAGCATGTGCAGCTTGTTCATTCCATAGAGTAATAGTCTGTAGAATCAGTgatgttttttaaaaacattttgccCAAGGAGAGTTTTTATAGATATGCACTATTTCAGTGCcacaaaactgtttgaatcagaGCACTCAAAACATACTTGTGTGGAAATGCTTAGGAAGCAAGAGGTTCAAATTGACTGGTCACTTGTGCTGGATAGTGTAAGGGTAGACAGTGCCTGGGAAGCCTTTGAATATAGATTccttgatgtggtgaatgtgatggctcccCCTAGACAGAAAAGAGTAAAGCAGAGATCGAGCCCTTGGTTTAATCATACGATTCTGGAATCTATTCAAGCAAGGTATAAGGCCTTTAAGAAATGTAAGAACTCTCAAGAGAAATGTGATTTTCTCCTATATAAGCATCTCATACTTTTGTTCACATTttgtcagagagagaaaatgcTACATttgtaaagctaatttcctgcatttctacacatttggctatcatatgctatctggggtgCCCGACCTCCAGGAAGGCCCCCTGGAGGGTAATCTGGCTCTGTGAATTGAACAGACAAATAACCATACTATGTTCATCTTGAAAAGCATAATAACAAGTATGGTAAATAAGTATGAAATCAAAAACCAGCTAGTTTaattgaaagagagaggtgtGATGCAGGGCATaggcatgggtgggcctggctccccagtggatgggcctggGTCGACCCAGTCGatgtataatgtataatgtataatgtatgctctacttgtcagtgttccaaacgagacattatttgtctttttacctAAGCACAGTACTTGACTtcggcaggagctcaccggaactGAGTATCGCCACCTCAAATTTTCTTCCACTTGAGTTCCTGCACTTCCTATAGAATATTATCTAAAAAGTATTcggaatttaatttaattgttaaTATAATTTTGCCCTGTGCTTCTCCGCCCATGCACTATAGTTAGGCCCCTATATAGGCTATTGGTAATTGAATTGATCTCACAAAATACATTGTAGGCGCACTGGATTTCCCGAGCCCAGCAGAGAATTGCACTCGGCTTGCATTTTATAAAGTGATCTCGACtaagaaaaggttggtgaccactattTTAGTCTATGTAGGCTATGACCTATTATTATGTGTATTAGCATACTGTTAGGCTACAATTTAAGTGTCTTTTGATGGTGTTAAATATGCAGCATGCAACCTAATTCAAACCTGATCTACTTTGATTGGCCTCCGTGCCAGTGATTAACATTTACATTAGAAAAGCCTGGCCTCGTTGGACCCCCTTCGGGCCAATGACGTGTCTTTTGAAAGTCAACAGTCTAATAAATTTAATTTATGCTATCGGAATCGTTTGGTTATATTTATGAAGGTCATACGTAACAttagaatacaaaataaaatagatttcaaagaaaacaatagcattttcattagtttatgtaaTTGGAAGGCTATATGTCAACAGAAATACCACTAAAACACCAGAATTCAAGTGTTAAAATCCATTAAATAAACACCATCACAAAGATAATTTATTATTAATTTGTTAAGGGCAG
This window of the Salvelinus sp. IW2-2015 unplaced genomic scaffold, ASM291031v2 Un_scaffold563, whole genome shotgun sequence genome carries:
- the LOC139023953 gene encoding uncharacterized protein — protein: MLKLRLLAGLNGGIVSGVNPGLVVGGLNPGVLTGGTGLIGQPQFAQMVPGVPTYVMQPQAVPNGPYGFPNVGMQQPQLFPNFPGQYQYPAPPANGLPYYMGVPQMAGMNPPQQQVMGVQGAGGIPMMQQQQPQQGPPQAEPVRRFKRFLMRRARTMKPDLDIQISTETTTTPFPTTC